The following are from one region of the Macaca thibetana thibetana isolate TM-01 chromosome 2, ASM2454274v1, whole genome shotgun sequence genome:
- the CLRN1 gene encoding clarin-1 isoform X1, whose protein sequence is MQALQQHPVFPDLLKAIPVSIHVNVILFSAILIVLTMVGTAFFMYNAFGKPFETLHGPLGLYLLSFISGSCGCLVMILFASEVKIHHLSEKIANYKEATYVYKTQSEKYTTSFWLTKGHS, encoded by the exons ATGCAGGCCCTGCAGCAGCATCCAG TTTTTCCAGATTTGCTCAAAGCGATCCCAGTAAGCATCCATGTCAATGTCATTCTCTTCTCTGCCATCCTTATTGTGTTAACCATGGTGGGGACAGCCTTCTTCATGTACAATGCTTTTGGAAAACCCTTTGAAACTCTGCATGGTCCCCTAGGGTTGTACCTTTTGAGCTTCATTTCAG GCTCCTGTGGCTGTCTTGTCATGATATTGTTTGCCTCTGAAGTGAAAATCCACCACCTCTCAGAAAAAATTGCAAATTATAAAGAAGCGACTTATGTCTACAAAACACAAAGTGAAAAATATACCACCTCATTCTGG CTGACTAAAGGCCACAGCTGA